From Glycine max cultivar Williams 82 chromosome 11, Glycine_max_v4.0, whole genome shotgun sequence, the proteins below share one genomic window:
- the LOC100780432 gene encoding uncharacterized protein, which produces MSKFVGLFLLVLVSVAVAAEFDHGPVYPPEHDKQGPCGKFSTLRILTHKLRHCEKPARNLRAPVSSQCCNDLLNVSIPCLYAVFSSDAFKKVGVDPKIAITIPHRCHFIKP; this is translated from the coding sequence ATGAGTAAGTTCGTTGGGTTGTTCCTGCTGGTTTTGGTCAGTGTGGCCGTTGCTGCTGAATTCGACCATGGTCCTGTGTATCCTCCTGAACACGACAAACAGGGTCCATGTGGAAAGTTCAGCACCCTTAGAATTTTGACGCATAAGCTGCGTCACTGTGAAAAGCCTGCACGAAACCTGAGGGCTCCTGTTTCTTCACAATGCTGCAATGACCTTTTAAATGTCAGCATCCCTTGCCTCTATGCTGTTTTCTCCTCTGATGCTTTCAAGAAAGTTGGTGTTGATCCCAAAATCGCAATCACCATTCCCCATCGTTGCCATTTCATCAAGCCATAG
- the LOC100780972 gene encoding rop guanine nucleotide exchange factor 5 yields MDALSKKNENSSQKKSDGVVLSCLTTDYSSSDTSFCGSSSSVSTDEAKAKGSSSPAPLGWPILKATISKRSSSDEKENRHKSHLEDKKFTSIGLKLSELDMMKERFAKLLLGEDMSGSGKGVCTALAISNAITNLCATVFGQLWRLEPLPSEKKEMWQREMEWLVSVSDYIVELMPSWQTYPDGSKLEVMTCRPRADIFINLPALRKLDNMLLEILDSFTATEFWYVDQGIVAPDADGSASFRRTIQRQEEKWWLPVPRVPPAGLSEDSRKQLNHSRECANQILKAAMAINSIALAEMEVPESYLEVLPKNGRTCLGDFVYRYITSDQFSPECLLDCLDISSEHVALEIANRVEAAIYVWRRRAHSRSSPNPNRSTTKSSWEIVKDFMIDGDKRELLADRAENILVSLKQRFPGLSQTTLDTSKIQCNKDVGKSVLESYSRVLESMAFNIVARIDDLLYVDDLTKHSERFALVPTTTVNMVSQQKKITRPPLSVSVSGTTPHKASIGTPSFSSAAVPLISPARGERTPFLHNINNSIKPHRRGFGVRRVLSNYLGVETKTTKICSNSTEVNCSNPSSKKTELQQQPEQQRQKFKNRTK; encoded by the exons ATGGATGCTTTATCTAAGAAAAACGAAAATTCTTCTCAAAAGAAAAGTGATGGGGTTGTTTTGTCTTGTCTCACCACAGATTATTCTTCCAGTGATACCAGTTTCTGTGGATCCAGTTCTTCAGTTTCTACTGATGAAGCTAAGGCAAAAGGGTCTTCTTCACCTGCTCCTCTTGGTTGGCCTATTCTCAAGGCCACAATCTCCAAGCGCTCTAGTTctgatgaaaaagaaaacagacATAAATCCCACTTGGAAGACAAAAAGTTTACCAGTATTGGCTTGAAGTTGTcag AACTTGACATGATGAAGGAGAGGTTTGCAAAATTGTTGCTTGGTGAAGATATGTCAGGTTCTGGAAAAGGGGTTTGCACTGCTTTGGCCATTTCTAATGCCATTACTAATCTCTGCG CAACTGTATTTGGGCAATTATGGAGACTAGAACCTTTACCTTCTGAGAAGAAAGAAATGTGGCAGAGAGAGATGGAATGGCTTGTTAGTGTTAGTGATTACATTGTCGAGTTGATGCCTTCTTGGCAAACATATCCTGATGGGAGTAAGCTCGAG GTAATGACTTGCAGGCCTAGGGCAGATATTTTTATCAATCTTCCAGCTCTCCGCAAACTTGACAACATGCTTCTC GAAATTTTAGACAGTTTCACTGCTACAGAGTTCTGGTATGTAGACCAAGGAATTGTAGCCCCAGATGCAGATGGTTCGGCCTCTTTTCGCAGAACAATTCAGCGGCAAGAAGAGAAGTGGTGGCTTCCCGTGCCTCGTGTCCCCCCTGCAGGACTCAGTGAAGACTCAAGAAAACAGTTGAATCACTCTCGAGAATGTGCAAACCAAATACTAAAAGCAGCCATGGCTATCAACAGCATTGCTTTGGCTGAAATGGAAGTTCCTGAGTCATATTTGGAAGTTCTTCCTAAG AATGGAAGAACTTGCTTGGGGGATTTTGTTTACCGTTACATAACATCAGATCAATTCTCCCCAGAGTGCCTTCTTGATTGCTTAGACATATCCTCTGAACATGTTGCACTAGAGATTGCAAACCGTGTGGAAGCAGCAATTTATGTTTGGCGGCGAAGAGCTCACTCTAGGTCCTCACCAAACCCCAACCGTTCTACCACAAAATCATCATGGGAAATAGTCAAGGACTTCATGATTGATGGAGATAAGAGAGAACTACTAGCAGATAGAGCTGAAAACATTCTAGTTTCCTTGAAGCAGCGTTTCCCAGGCTTAAGTCAAACTACCCTTGATACCAGCAAGATCCAGTGCAACAAG GATGTTGGAAAATCTGTGCTAGAGAGCTACTCAAGAGTATTGGAGAGCATGGCTTTCAACATTGTGGCCCGCATTGATGATTTGCTGTATGTTGATGACTTGACAAAACATTCAGAGAGGTTTGCATTGGTTCCTACAACTACAGTTAACATGGTTTCTCAGCAGAAGAAGATTACACGTCCACCACTCTCAGTGTCTGTCTCAGGCACTACACCACACAAAGCATCAATTGGCACTCCTAGCTTTTCATCTGCGGCTGTGCCACTAATTAGTCCTGCAAGAGGGGAGAGAACTCCTTTCCTCCACAACATCAACAACAGCATCAAACCTCATCGTCGCGGCTTTGGGGTGAGGAGAGTGTTGTCAAATTATCTTGGTGTAGAGACAAAGACTACTAAGATATGCAGCAACTCAACTGAGGTGAATTGTTCAAACCCAAGTAGCAAGAAAACCGAACTACAACAACAACCAGAACAACAACGTCAGAAGTTTAAAAACAGGACCAAATGA